The following proteins are encoded in a genomic region of Sulfurovum indicum:
- a CDS encoding TatD family hydrolase, with protein MIVDTHCHLDDIRYNDDLEEVIQRAVVQGVGKFIIPGADPESLERAVEIAEKYEEVYFAAGVHPYDAKEYDRCYLEKFVEHPKCVAVGECGLDYYRLPEKEDEIAAEKVLQKEVFLDQILLAKKVKKPLIVHIRESSQDSLDMLDEYAGEEGGVLHCYNANESLLKLAQKHFYYGIGGVLTFKNARKLINVFPKIPHDRLLIETDAPYLTPHPHRGKRNEPSYCTLIADKMCELSGLSRTEMETLTTGNANRLFGL; from the coding sequence ATGATAGTAGATACACATTGTCACCTCGATGATATTCGTTACAATGACGATCTTGAAGAAGTGATACAAAGAGCAGTGGTCCAGGGTGTTGGAAAGTTTATTATTCCCGGTGCTGATCCGGAGAGTCTTGAGAGAGCGGTTGAGATCGCTGAAAAATATGAAGAGGTCTATTTTGCGGCAGGCGTACATCCTTACGATGCGAAAGAGTATGACAGATGTTATCTGGAGAAGTTCGTCGAGCATCCCAAATGTGTTGCTGTTGGTGAGTGCGGACTGGATTACTATCGTCTTCCTGAAAAGGAAGATGAGATCGCAGCTGAAAAAGTATTGCAAAAAGAGGTATTTCTCGATCAGATACTTTTGGCCAAAAAAGTGAAAAAACCATTGATCGTACATATTCGCGAATCAAGTCAGGATTCTCTTGATATGCTGGACGAATATGCCGGGGAAGAGGGGGGTGTTCTGCATTGTTATAATGCGAATGAATCACTCCTGAAACTGGCCCAAAAGCATTTTTATTATGGAATTGGCGGCGTACTCACGTTCAAAAATGCACGTAAGCTGATCAATGTTTTTCCAAAGATCCCGCATGATAGACTGCTTATTGAAACTGATGCTCCCTATCTTACCCCGCATCCGCATAGAGGAAAGCGAAATGAACCTTCCTATTGTACTCTGATAGCCGATAAAATGTGTGAACTCAGCGGACTTTCCCGTACAGAGATGGAAACATTGACTACAGGAAACGCCAACAGACTGTTCGGTCTTTAA
- a CDS encoding Hpt domain-containing protein, with protein sequence MGAAIVIGIIIFVIVLIVYLEYKNEKAYQEKRRQEKEKKKKKLTPKVTRRPTPASQKKKPLTPPPAPQKKETRKEHPLKAEKKKPAAETKPETTDIPQTVKTEPPAEVPKKKEKQAVKETSRTEEKPTVELPRCEYPEFNYSRLIAMGLSEEEAHEFIRELIPQILEQIPLIEEAMEIPDFHKMERLTHSIKGSSTTIGTGGVSDLLVDYNTYLKTGEELVVVKEYQRHLKYYLQTLREQFPEKS encoded by the coding sequence ATGGGTGCTGCAATAGTTATAGGTATTATCATATTTGTCATTGTTCTTATTGTTTATCTTGAGTATAAAAACGAAAAAGCGTACCAGGAAAAAAGGCGTCAGGAGAAGGAGAAGAAAAAGAAAAAACTCACGCCAAAAGTGACAAGACGTCCTACTCCTGCATCTCAAAAAAAGAAACCGCTCACTCCTCCACCTGCACCTCAAAAAAAAGAGACCCGTAAAGAGCACCCCCTCAAAGCTGAAAAGAAAAAGCCTGCTGCAGAAACCAAACCGGAAACAACTGATATCCCCCAGACTGTGAAAACGGAACCCCCAGCAGAAGTCCCGAAAAAGAAAGAGAAGCAGGCAGTAAAAGAGACTTCAAGAACCGAAGAGAAGCCGACTGTAGAACTCCCCAGGTGTGAATACCCCGAGTTCAACTACAGCCGTCTCATAGCAATGGGGCTCTCCGAAGAAGAAGCTCATGAGTTCATCCGGGAACTTATTCCCCAGATCCTTGAGCAGATCCCCCTGATCGAGGAAGCGATGGAGATTCCGGACTTCCATAAAATGGAACGCTTGACACACAGTATCAAAGGGTCTTCTACCACCATTGGTACAGGAGGGGTCTCAGACCTGCTTGTCGACTACAATACCTATCTGAAAACAGGAGAAGAGCTTGTAGTGGTGAAGGAGTACCAGAGGCATCTCAAATATTATCTGCAGACACTTAGAGAACAGTTTCCCGAAAAAAGCTGA
- a CDS encoding DNA repair protein RecN produces MVERLYLRDLVSFKELELEFEQGLVVFSGPSGAGKSVLISAILSSFGYAAKGAAALCEVNLQKPSKLQSDAFVLEENLCIKTLKKEKLRYFIDGQSISKKALAEMFAPYIKYLTVRDQSGFDSASLIGMIDRSLSAKDKTFKKSLKEYKKRYANYRSKELQLEKIEEDEAKLAEKMEFAQYEIDKISLIDPKVGEEEKLLKVKQQLSHIDKVRDALSRASEIFHYESSVEEVYRLLDKDVTPFSEAMGQLRADFEESEMLADELEEIDVEEVLDRLSELMSLKSRYGSIEEALSYRDEKIKELEGYRHIAQDKSMLQSFLQIEFSELNIIASRLSQLRRKEAAVLEASLADYLSSLKLPPLYFDFYTEELGENGIDSVEVRLGASMMMDTLSGGEFNRVRLALMAATMPQERQAQGVLILDEIDANVSGDESIAIAEMIATLAKGYQIFAISHQPHLSAKATQHIVVEKESGVSRARVLDEEGRIAEICRIIAGENPTEQAVAFARKLRS; encoded by the coding sequence TTGGTAGAGCGCCTTTATCTCCGTGACCTGGTAAGCTTCAAAGAGCTTGAATTGGAGTTTGAACAGGGACTGGTGGTATTCAGTGGTCCAAGCGGTGCAGGAAAATCGGTGCTTATCTCCGCCATACTTTCAAGTTTCGGATACGCTGCCAAGGGAGCCGCTGCATTGTGTGAGGTAAATCTGCAAAAACCTTCCAAACTGCAGAGTGACGCATTTGTACTTGAGGAGAACCTGTGCATAAAAACACTTAAAAAAGAGAAACTTCGCTATTTTATCGACGGACAGAGTATCTCAAAAAAAGCTTTGGCTGAGATGTTCGCTCCCTATATAAAATATCTTACTGTACGGGACCAAAGCGGCTTTGACTCAGCTTCACTGATTGGTATGATAGACCGGAGTCTTTCTGCCAAAGACAAAACCTTTAAAAAGTCACTCAAAGAGTATAAGAAACGTTATGCCAACTATCGCAGTAAAGAGCTGCAGTTGGAGAAGATAGAAGAAGATGAAGCAAAGCTTGCTGAAAAAATGGAGTTTGCACAGTATGAGATAGACAAGATCAGCCTTATTGATCCCAAAGTAGGGGAAGAGGAGAAACTGCTCAAGGTTAAACAGCAGCTCTCGCATATTGACAAGGTTAGAGATGCGCTGAGCAGAGCCAGTGAGATCTTTCATTATGAGAGCAGTGTAGAAGAGGTCTATCGCCTTCTGGATAAAGATGTTACCCCATTTTCCGAAGCAATGGGTCAGCTCAGAGCAGACTTTGAAGAGAGTGAAATGCTGGCCGATGAACTTGAAGAAATCGATGTTGAAGAGGTACTGGACAGACTGAGTGAACTTATGTCGCTCAAGAGCCGTTACGGATCGATAGAGGAGGCCCTGTCCTACAGAGATGAAAAGATCAAAGAGTTGGAAGGATACCGGCATATAGCACAGGATAAAAGTATGTTACAGAGTTTTCTGCAGATAGAGTTCTCCGAACTGAATATTATTGCATCCCGTCTTTCCCAGTTACGGAGAAAGGAGGCTGCAGTACTGGAAGCGAGCCTGGCAGACTATCTTTCTTCTCTTAAACTGCCACCACTCTATTTCGATTTCTATACGGAAGAGTTGGGGGAAAACGGTATTGACAGTGTAGAGGTGCGTCTTGGAGCTTCTATGATGATGGATACACTCAGCGGAGGTGAATTCAATCGTGTACGTTTGGCATTGATGGCTGCAACTATGCCCCAAGAGAGACAAGCACAGGGGGTACTGATACTTGACGAGATCGATGCGAACGTAAGCGGAGATGAATCGATCGCTATTGCCGAAATGATTGCGACACTTGCCAAAGGCTACCAGATATTTGCCATCTCCCACCAGCCGCATCTTTCAGCAAAAGCAACACAGCATATTGTTGTGGAAAAAGAGAGTGGTGTCAGCAGGGCAAGAGTGTTGGATGAAGAAGGAAGGATAGCGGAGATCTGCCGTATTATTGCCGGAGAGAATCCTACAGAACAGGCCGTGGCGTTTGCCAGAAAGTTACGGAGTTGA
- a CDS encoding NAD(+)/NADH kinase: MKQLEQVKTAGFILKPDAPEIKPVYEKIKREFESKGITVLLSERSAETIGLEGVPFAEMCTRSDFLVSLGGDGTLLSLVRRSYGFHKPVVGINAGNLGFLADITIDDVDAFLGRLLAGEYRIDDRMMIEGYVQKVSGKKKKFIAFNDVVITSPEPSKMVKVNASIDGERFNSYTGDGLIISTPTGSTAYNLSAGGPILYPLTQAFIITPVLAHSLANQRPLVVPADFSIELDAEKYRAIASIDGQEVYELEEGDVLYIAGAKKGATLIHRKEHNYFSVLREKLHWGDRNW, encoded by the coding sequence GTGAAACAACTAGAACAGGTCAAGACAGCAGGATTTATACTCAAACCGGATGCACCGGAGATAAAGCCGGTTTATGAGAAGATCAAAAGAGAGTTCGAGAGTAAAGGGATCACCGTACTGCTTTCAGAGAGATCCGCCGAAACGATCGGTCTGGAGGGGGTTCCTTTCGCTGAGATGTGTACAAGGTCGGATTTCCTGGTCTCCTTGGGGGGTGACGGTACGCTGCTTTCCCTGGTACGCAGAAGCTACGGCTTCCATAAACCTGTCGTAGGTATCAATGCCGGAAACCTTGGATTTTTGGCAGATATTACTATTGATGATGTTGATGCCTTCCTGGGCCGTCTGCTTGCAGGAGAATACCGTATTGACGACCGTATGATGATAGAAGGGTATGTTCAAAAAGTATCAGGCAAGAAGAAAAAGTTCATCGCTTTCAATGATGTGGTCATTACTTCTCCTGAGCCTTCCAAAATGGTAAAAGTAAATGCTTCTATCGATGGAGAACGTTTCAACAGTTACACAGGTGACGGGCTGATCATCTCTACACCAACAGGTTCGACTGCATATAATCTCTCTGCTGGCGGTCCTATACTCTATCCTCTGACACAGGCATTCATTATTACACCTGTTCTCGCACACTCTCTGGCAAACCAGCGTCCGCTTGTCGTACCGGCTGACTTCAGCATAGAGCTTGATGCTGAGAAGTACAGAGCTATTGCATCAATTGACGGGCAGGAAGTCTATGAGCTTGAAGAGGGGGATGTACTTTATATAGCCGGAGCCAAAAAGGGTGCGACACTCATTCACCGGAAAGAACACAATTACTTCTCCGTGCTTCGTGAGAAGCTCCATTGGGGAGATAGAAATTGGTAG